One window from the genome of Psychrilyobacter piezotolerans encodes:
- a CDS encoding DegV family EDD domain-containing protein: MKIEHLNVTRLIKLFIAGSRWMSKYADILNDLNVYPVPDGDTGTNMSMTMQAVENELVKLNHEPTMHEFCELLSEAILLGARGNSGTILSQIIQGFLNGFEDKEELDIDDITRSFEQASKLAYKAVSNPVEGTMLTVIRVIAEKAKEYHGPKDNFIPYLSYVKEAAHQAVEETPNQLLKLKEAGVVDAGGMGVFYLIEGFEKSITDPEMLKDLERIVKSQAHRRERLEATNVDINIKFKYCTEFIVQAGKFNIEDLKKEIKELGDSMVVAQSSTKTKTHIHTNNPGAVLEIAMKYGGLDNIKIDNMELQHRSLHLAEEDLLDQNSAHVMIQNENTEKKAYFAIADTYEMGELFIKSGATCVLIGGQGQNPSVADMEMAIAKIDAEEIVLLPNNKNIISAAKIVAERAAKNVEVYETKTMLEGNFYVENKSENLEQVVKDARRNKSIEITKAVRNTKVGDLMITEGNYIALVNGKIMYENESIRDLISDLYEENIDENTLNIFAVLGNESTDEGNRAIVNTRGIKHEEYIGKQENYHYYIYIVNKDPNQPEIAIITDSTSDLTPTLIGDLSVNVIPLKIKFDGNKYYKDGVDISKTDFWHKIITEGVIPKTSQPSPAEFKNLYQRLLKRGYKKIITILISSKLSGTQQAAKVARGMLPEEKDIAIVDSKNVWLGSGHLVLEAARMAKAGESFETIIENVEEMRDKGKIYFVVDELKYLERGGRIGKASAKIGGVLNIKPILKVEDGEVHNEKKVVGDKGAMRYMEKLLRQEAKNGSIVLYTGWGGTKHQSENADELRKSVEKYSSVDYQSRCEVGSTIGSHSGPLYGMAIFPKIK; this comes from the coding sequence ATGAAGATAGAACACTTGAATGTTACGAGGTTAATTAAGTTATTTATAGCAGGTAGTAGATGGATGTCTAAATATGCAGATATATTAAATGACTTAAATGTATACCCTGTACCAGATGGAGATACAGGAACAAATATGTCTATGACTATGCAGGCTGTAGAAAATGAATTGGTAAAATTAAACCATGAACCTACAATGCATGAATTTTGTGAATTATTATCGGAAGCAATATTATTAGGAGCCAGGGGGAATTCTGGTACGATTTTATCTCAAATTATCCAAGGTTTTTTAAATGGATTTGAAGATAAGGAAGAACTGGATATAGATGATATTACAAGATCTTTTGAACAGGCTTCTAAACTGGCTTATAAAGCTGTAAGCAACCCTGTAGAGGGAACTATGCTTACTGTAATCAGAGTTATAGCTGAAAAAGCTAAGGAATATCATGGACCAAAGGATAACTTTATTCCATACCTTTCATATGTAAAGGAAGCGGCTCACCAAGCTGTAGAGGAAACTCCCAATCAATTATTGAAATTGAAGGAAGCAGGAGTTGTAGATGCAGGTGGAATGGGTGTTTTCTATCTTATTGAAGGATTTGAAAAATCAATAACCGATCCTGAAATGTTAAAAGACCTGGAAAGAATAGTGAAAAGCCAAGCCCATAGAAGGGAAAGGCTGGAAGCTACCAATGTTGATATTAATATTAAGTTTAAATATTGTACTGAATTTATTGTTCAGGCAGGGAAGTTTAACATAGAAGATTTAAAAAAAGAGATAAAGGAACTGGGAGACTCCATGGTGGTAGCTCAAAGTTCCACTAAAACTAAAACACACATCCATACAAATAATCCCGGGGCTGTATTGGAGATAGCTATGAAATACGGTGGATTAGACAATATTAAGATAGATAACATGGAGTTACAGCATAGAAGTTTACACCTGGCAGAGGAAGATTTACTGGATCAAAACTCGGCTCATGTGATGATTCAAAATGAAAATACAGAAAAAAAAGCTTATTTTGCCATAGCTGATACCTACGAGATGGGAGAATTATTCATCAAATCTGGAGCTACCTGTGTACTTATTGGCGGGCAGGGACAGAATCCGAGTGTAGCAGATATGGAAATGGCAATAGCTAAGATCGATGCAGAGGAAATAGTGCTGCTGCCAAATAATAAGAATATTATTTCAGCTGCAAAAATAGTAGCTGAAAGAGCAGCTAAAAATGTAGAAGTTTATGAGACTAAAACTATGTTAGAAGGGAACTTTTATGTAGAGAATAAGTCAGAAAATTTAGAACAGGTAGTGAAAGATGCCAGAAGGAATAAATCCATTGAGATTACAAAAGCTGTAAGAAATACAAAGGTTGGAGATCTAATGATTACCGAGGGAAACTACATAGCTTTGGTGAATGGAAAGATCATGTATGAAAATGAAAGTATAAGGGATCTGATATCCGACCTGTATGAGGAAAATATAGATGAGAATACTTTAAATATATTTGCAGTATTAGGAAACGAAAGTACAGATGAAGGAAATCGGGCTATAGTAAATACTAGAGGTATAAAACATGAGGAATATATAGGAAAACAGGAAAATTATCATTACTATATATATATAGTGAATAAAGATCCAAATCAGCCTGAGATAGCAATAATCACAGACTCTACTTCGGATCTGACACCAACACTCATCGGCGATCTGTCGGTGAATGTTATTCCTCTAAAGATAAAATTTGATGGAAATAAATATTATAAAGATGGGGTGGATATATCTAAAACAGATTTTTGGCATAAGATCATAACTGAGGGAGTTATACCGAAAACTTCTCAGCCGTCTCCAGCAGAATTCAAGAATTTATATCAAAGATTACTGAAAAGAGGATATAAAAAGATAATCACAATTTTGATCTCCAGTAAATTAAGTGGGACACAGCAGGCTGCCAAGGTGGCCCGTGGAATGTTACCGGAAGAAAAAGATATAGCCATAGTTGACTCTAAAAACGTATGGCTGGGATCTGGACACCTGGTTTTAGAAGCAGCTAGGATGGCTAAAGCAGGGGAATCTTTTGAGACGATCATAGAGAATGTAGAAGAGATGAGGGATAAAGGTAAGATCTACTTTGTTGTGGATGAATTGAAATATCTTGAAAGAGGTGGAAGGATAGGTAAGGCATCTGCTAAAATTGGCGGGGTGCTGAATATAAAACCTATATTAAAAGTCGAAGATGGTGAAGTCCACAATGAGAAAAAAGTTGTTGGAGACAAGGGAGCCATGAGATATATGGAGAAATTACTTAGGCAGGAAGCTAAGAATGGGTCTATAGTATTATATACTGGCTGGGGCGGAACTAAACATCAGTCTGAAAATGCAGACGAACTCAGAAAATCCGTAGAAAAATACAGCAGTGTAGATTATCAATCAAGATGTGAAGTCGGATCGACTATAGGTTCTCATTCAGGACCGCTATACGGAATGGCTATATTTCCAAAAATAAAATAA
- a CDS encoding KdsC family phosphatase, whose translation MKPNLKEIKIIILDVDGTMTDGKITYDNNGIETKSFDVKDGMAIAQAIKYGIKVAIITGRSSKIVEYRGSELGISDIYQGVENKIATLDKLLEKYEYTYENVAYMGDDINDIPAMMRAGYVGITADAVSDIEEFSHFKSRYNGGYGAVREFIETILKANGIWSKIIESYKSKK comes from the coding sequence ATGAAACCAAATTTAAAGGAAATAAAGATAATAATTTTAGATGTAGACGGTACCATGACCGATGGAAAGATCACATATGATAACAATGGAATAGAGACAAAGTCATTTGATGTAAAAGATGGGATGGCTATAGCTCAGGCTATAAAATACGGAATAAAAGTAGCTATAATAACTGGGAGAAGTTCTAAAATAGTAGAATATAGAGGTTCAGAATTGGGAATTTCAGACATATATCAAGGGGTAGAAAATAAAATTGCTACCCTGGATAAATTGCTCGAAAAATATGAATATACCTATGAAAATGTGGCCTATATGGGAGACGATATCAATGATATCCCCGCTATGATGAGAGCAGGTTATGTGGGAATAACAGCAGATGCTGTATCAGATATAGAAGAATTTTCACATTTTAAAAGCAGATATAATGGCGGATATGGTGCTGTAAGGGAATTTATAGAGACCATATTAAAAGCCAATGGGATCTGGAGCAAGATTATAGAAAGCTACAAGAGTAAAAAGTAA